A genomic window from Levilactobacillus yonginensis includes:
- a CDS encoding RNA degradosome polyphosphate kinase, with amino-acid sequence MDFTKPKYYTNRELSWLDFNDRVLEEARDKANPLLERVRFLGITQSNVDEFFMVRVASLSKLAAVNYPKPDASGMTAEDQLLAVNAKAHDQVIKQYSTLNRMLLPALANLNVHLLTPANLSAQQARFIEKYFNDEISPALTPMAVDSSRPFPFIGNNTLNIAMRLFKNGDKKDRRFATVQVPEIFPRTVRLPGADNDFILLEDIIKTFIGNLFIGYQVKEAANYRVIRDMDLDVAEEDTSDLLKEVEHQLKKREHGSAVRLEVESGISQSLRKRLTAAIKIDDYAVYEIGGPIDLTFLSKLTKQISGHAEESYPAFKSAEVPGLQHDDDIFKTIRQHDVLVHHPFDSFSAVTELIRQAACDDGVLAIKMTLYRVSANSPIIKYLGSAAQNGKQVTVLVEVKARFDEENNVHWAQQLEKMGCHVIYGLIGLKTHCKLALIVRREPDGIRRYMHMGTGNYNDVTAHFYTDLGLMTTNTDMGIDASNIFNMLSGYSEPPYFHQLHMSPDGIRDFIVSKIDQEIANAKSGQPAWIEMKMNSLSDSAMIAKLYEASHAGVQIKLIVRGICCLNVGIPELSEHIEVHSIVGRFLEHSRVYGFANAGDPQVYLSSADLMTRNLNRRVELLFPILKDDLRQRVFDIFSTLWHDNVKTRVLMPDRTFTRVDRRGLEPLDAQEEFMQQAEQKTAANTARPTKETNAPRQFKPMLSPKNQPKSPIDRSIE; translated from the coding sequence TTGGATTTTACAAAGCCCAAGTACTATACCAATCGAGAACTCAGTTGGCTCGACTTTAACGATCGGGTTCTTGAAGAAGCTCGTGACAAAGCAAACCCACTACTCGAACGGGTCCGGTTTTTAGGAATTACGCAAAGTAACGTTGACGAATTTTTCATGGTCCGCGTCGCCTCACTGTCTAAACTGGCAGCTGTTAACTACCCTAAACCTGATGCGTCCGGGATGACTGCCGAGGATCAATTACTAGCAGTCAACGCGAAGGCCCATGACCAGGTGATCAAACAATACTCGACCCTCAATCGGATGTTGTTACCGGCGCTAGCGAACCTGAACGTCCACTTATTAACACCAGCTAATTTATCTGCCCAGCAGGCCCGGTTTATTGAGAAATACTTCAACGATGAAATTTCACCGGCACTGACTCCCATGGCAGTCGACAGCTCCCGGCCCTTCCCGTTCATTGGCAATAACACCCTAAACATTGCCATGCGGCTCTTCAAAAATGGTGATAAAAAAGACCGGCGCTTTGCCACAGTCCAAGTACCTGAAATCTTCCCTCGAACCGTCAGACTTCCTGGTGCTGACAACGATTTCATCCTGTTGGAAGATATTATCAAAACCTTCATCGGAAACCTCTTCATTGGCTATCAAGTCAAGGAAGCTGCCAATTATCGGGTCATCCGGGATATGGACTTGGATGTGGCCGAAGAAGATACGTCTGACCTGTTAAAAGAAGTGGAACACCAACTCAAAAAACGGGAACATGGAAGTGCCGTCCGTTTGGAAGTAGAATCTGGCATCAGCCAGTCCTTGCGGAAACGTTTGACGGCCGCTATCAAGATTGACGACTATGCCGTCTACGAAATCGGTGGCCCCATCGACTTGACCTTTCTCAGCAAGCTTACCAAGCAAATTAGCGGGCACGCCGAGGAAAGCTACCCCGCCTTTAAATCAGCCGAGGTTCCTGGCCTCCAGCACGATGACGACATTTTCAAGACCATTCGGCAACACGACGTACTAGTCCATCACCCATTTGATTCCTTCTCAGCAGTAACTGAACTGATCCGCCAAGCCGCCTGCGACGATGGTGTTCTGGCCATCAAGATGACTCTATACCGGGTCTCGGCTAATTCACCCATTATTAAATACCTCGGAAGCGCCGCTCAAAACGGTAAACAGGTCACCGTTCTGGTCGAAGTCAAAGCCCGTTTTGATGAAGAAAATAACGTCCACTGGGCCCAACAACTGGAAAAGATGGGCTGTCACGTTATTTACGGTCTAATCGGTTTGAAAACCCACTGTAAGCTAGCCTTAATCGTTCGGCGGGAACCCGATGGTATCCGGCGCTACATGCACATGGGCACTGGAAACTACAACGACGTCACCGCCCACTTCTACACTGACTTGGGCCTCATGACGACTAACACTGACATGGGAATCGATGCCTCAAACATCTTCAATATGTTATCCGGTTACTCAGAACCCCCATACTTTCATCAACTTCACATGTCTCCCGATGGAATTCGCGACTTCATCGTGTCCAAAATTGATCAGGAAATTGCGAACGCCAAGAGTGGTCAACCAGCCTGGATCGAGATGAAAATGAACTCCCTCTCGGATTCCGCCATGATTGCTAAGCTTTACGAAGCTTCCCATGCGGGCGTCCAAATCAAACTCATCGTCCGGGGCATCTGCTGTCTAAACGTCGGCATCCCCGAGTTAAGCGAACATATTGAGGTCCATTCCATCGTCGGTCGCTTTCTAGAACACAGTCGGGTTTACGGCTTCGCCAACGCTGGCGATCCACAAGTTTACTTGTCCAGTGCCGACCTCATGACACGAAACCTCAACCGGCGGGTGGAGCTGCTCTTCCCAATCTTGAAGGACGACCTCCGACAACGAGTTTTTGACATTTTCTCAACGCTCTGGCATGATAACGTCAAGACGCGTGTCCTAATGCCTGACCGGACGTTCACCCGAGTGGACCGGCGGGGGCTAGAACCACTGGATGCGCAGGAAGAATTCATGCAGCAAGCTGAGCAAAAAACCGCTGCGAATACAGCCCGACCGACCAAGGAAACAAATGCGCCGCGCCAATTCAAACCGATGCTCAGTCCCAAGAACCAACCCAAATCCCCCATTGATCGGAGTATTGAATAA
- the ppx gene encoding exopolyphosphatase produces MENLVVIDLGSNSVRMTISEIDEAGTPNTVNQVKRYVRLSENMGAEQVLQPEAIDRTLEALREFKKIYAELDAPRIKAVATAAVRQASNQKQFLKLVKDELGLTFDVISGTTEARYDYLGVVHTLPIINGLLVDTGGASSELILVQNRQMKHVVSIPLGSVTLSQAYLESDKVQADSLFSAMTFVNNVFNDVWWLNEAKNLPVIGLGGANRTLAKINRRNKNFLNFEDVHGYKLGADDVYATLTQLLGLNLAERKKVPGLSKDRADIIIGGLIPVALLMRLLDSQQITFSNAGLRDGILFERIEQIKSAID; encoded by the coding sequence ATGGAAAATTTAGTCGTTATTGACTTAGGCTCCAACTCGGTTCGTATGACCATTAGTGAAATTGACGAGGCTGGCACCCCCAATACAGTCAACCAGGTCAAACGCTACGTTCGTCTCTCGGAAAATATGGGAGCCGAACAGGTCTTACAACCTGAAGCTATCGACCGCACGCTGGAAGCCCTGCGAGAATTCAAAAAAATCTACGCTGAATTAGACGCTCCGCGAATCAAGGCGGTGGCTACGGCTGCTGTTCGCCAGGCTAGCAACCAAAAACAATTTTTAAAGTTGGTCAAGGATGAACTTGGTCTTACTTTCGACGTCATCTCTGGAACTACCGAGGCCCGATACGACTACCTGGGGGTCGTGCACACGCTGCCGATCATCAACGGTTTGCTAGTCGACACTGGTGGCGCTTCTTCTGAACTCATTCTGGTTCAAAACAGACAAATGAAACACGTTGTCTCAATTCCGCTAGGTTCAGTGACCCTGTCACAGGCCTATTTGGAAAGTGATAAGGTTCAGGCCGACTCACTCTTCTCAGCGATGACTTTTGTGAACAACGTCTTCAACGACGTCTGGTGGTTAAACGAGGCTAAGAACCTCCCCGTCATCGGATTAGGCGGTGCCAACCGAACGTTAGCCAAGATCAACCGGCGGAACAAGAACTTCTTGAATTTTGAAGACGTCCATGGCTACAAGCTGGGGGCGGACGACGTGTACGCCACCCTTACCCAGTTGCTTGGTCTCAACTTGGCCGAACGAAAAAAGGTTCCTGGACTCTCCAAGGACCGGGCCGACATCATCATTGGTGGCTTGATTCCCGTGGCTCTACTAATGCGTTTGTTAGACTCACAACAAATCACCTTTTCTAACGCTGGTCTGCGTGACGGTATTTTATTTGAACGTATTGAACAGATAAAATCAGCGATTGATTAA
- a CDS encoding ABC transporter ATP-binding protein translates to MECQHISYQYPQQSTGLVDLSGHFPKGQVTTIIGPNGAGKSTLLNILGRRLQPQQGTVLVAGKDSHTLSDRQFAQQVALVAQQHELFDELTVREVVATGRLPYHGLLSQVPAAEVAPYLKANGLNDLADDLIQNLSGGQQQRVWLAAALAQEPRVLLLDEPTTYLDVHYQQTLMGQLRDLAAQGMTVVQVLHDINQAFRISDWLWLLQDGKLIKSGTPAELRTAPLLAQTFKTAVEIVEVPKLGPYIVQLPK, encoded by the coding sequence ATGGAATGTCAACACATTAGTTACCAATACCCCCAGCAATCAACGGGCTTAGTGGACCTATCTGGCCATTTTCCTAAAGGTCAGGTCACAACGATCATTGGTCCCAACGGTGCAGGAAAATCGACATTACTCAACATTTTGGGTCGGCGGTTGCAACCACAGCAGGGCACAGTGTTGGTGGCTGGCAAAGATAGCCACACCTTATCTGATCGCCAGTTTGCTCAGCAAGTGGCACTAGTGGCTCAGCAGCATGAGTTATTTGATGAATTGACGGTCCGTGAAGTGGTGGCGACCGGCCGATTACCTTACCACGGGTTACTATCCCAGGTCCCCGCTGCGGAAGTGGCTCCGTACCTCAAAGCTAATGGGCTCAACGACCTGGCGGATGATTTGATTCAAAACCTATCGGGGGGCCAGCAGCAACGGGTTTGGTTAGCTGCAGCGTTAGCCCAGGAGCCGCGGGTACTTCTTTTGGATGAGCCGACGACTTACTTGGATGTGCACTATCAACAAACATTAATGGGGCAACTCCGGGATTTGGCAGCGCAGGGGATGACGGTGGTTCAAGTACTTCACGACATTAACCAGGCTTTTCGAATCAGTGATTGGCTGTGGTTATTGCAGGACGGTAAGTTGATTAAAAGCGGGACGCCAGCTGAATTAAGGACAGCGCCGTTGTTGGCGCAAACGTTTAAGACAGCAGTAGAGATTGTTGAGGTACCGAAGTTAGGCCCCTATATTGTGCAGCTACCAAAGTGA
- a CDS encoding iron ABC transporter permease, whose translation MKKYAGWWYSGVLTLLCITILVALMVGTTWISLSQLGRIAGAPASRDFTTVFSLRVPRILSSLICGGSLAVAGALFQAVFRNPIADPSILGISSAADFFKLGGAMLIPWLPGRSWVMAILGGLVALVILTSGKALSNPYRLIIVGVALDATFVGLQRLLSSGATQVSQSTFNAMTWTDTTILLILGGLGLFVALILAPWANYLKLPDDALRNVGIPVSVLRWSLLLLATYLATSVTAIVGAIPFVGIVVPNIARHIVGHDYQTLLPFSMLAGAWLMLAADTLGRTVIVPSEISAATMMAIIGGPFVIILLQRGRVLHGMSTH comes from the coding sequence ATGAAAAAGTACGCAGGCTGGTGGTATAGTGGGGTCCTGACCCTGTTGTGCATCACCATCTTGGTGGCTTTAATGGTGGGCACCACCTGGATTAGTTTGAGCCAGCTGGGAAGAATTGCGGGGGCGCCGGCCAGTCGTGATTTTACGACGGTCTTTTCCTTACGGGTTCCTCGGATTTTAAGTAGTTTGATTTGTGGAGGGAGTCTGGCAGTTGCCGGTGCTCTTTTTCAAGCAGTCTTTCGCAACCCCATTGCTGACCCCAGTATCTTAGGTATCAGCTCGGCAGCTGACTTCTTCAAATTAGGTGGGGCGATGCTGATTCCTTGGTTACCTGGACGTTCCTGGGTGATGGCCATTCTGGGTGGCTTGGTAGCGCTAGTGATTTTAACTAGCGGTAAAGCCCTCAGCAATCCGTATCGCCTGATCATTGTCGGGGTGGCGTTAGATGCTACGTTTGTCGGGTTACAACGATTGTTGAGTAGTGGGGCCACTCAGGTTAGCCAGAGTACCTTCAATGCCATGACGTGGACAGATACGACGATTCTGCTCATTCTAGGGGGCTTAGGGCTCTTTGTAGCACTGATACTAGCACCCTGGGCTAATTACCTTAAACTACCCGATGATGCTCTTAGAAACGTTGGTATTCCCGTTAGCGTTCTTCGGTGGAGTTTGTTGCTTTTAGCGACCTACTTAGCTACAAGTGTTACAGCCATTGTGGGGGCTATTCCCTTTGTCGGAATCGTAGTGCCTAACATTGCGCGGCATATCGTGGGGCACGATTACCAAACACTCCTGCCATTTTCAATGCTGGCAGGTGCTTGGTTGATGTTGGCTGCAGATACGCTGGGGCGGACGGTCATTGTGCCCAGTGAAATTTCAGCGGCGACAATGATGGCTATCATTGGTGGGCCGTTCGTTATAATTCTCTTACAACGGGGGCGAGTTCTACATGGAATGTCAACACATTAG
- the isdE gene encoding heme ABC transporter substrate-binding protein IsdE, whose protein sequence is MQNPRKIGLITLAVLIVLGIVGGGVAWQQQRQKQAQPRIVATTYAIVQIADKLNLPLVGVPTTQNKLPKQYQHVTKVGNPMNPSVEKITSLKPTAVYSVTTLDDQFGKAFKEQHVAPHFLNLASVASLEKTLTQLGKTYNRQSAAAKQVQLIKRAKQRAQRRAENRQTPRVLVLMGLPGANYMVATNHSYVGDLVQLAGGKNVFAQPKQEYLQPNEEAIQKANPQVILRLEHAMPTMVTQQFKQEFKQNGMWAKTAAVKQHRVYDLHEPTFDATANMNVVAALNQVSQWLYPKGATA, encoded by the coding sequence ATGCAAAATCCACGAAAAATTGGACTGATCACGCTAGCTGTTTTGATTGTTTTGGGCATCGTTGGTGGCGGAGTTGCTTGGCAGCAGCAACGACAAAAGCAAGCACAGCCACGAATCGTTGCAACCACCTACGCGATTGTTCAGATTGCGGATAAACTGAATTTACCGTTGGTCGGGGTACCGACGACGCAAAATAAATTACCGAAGCAGTACCAACACGTAACTAAAGTGGGGAATCCCATGAATCCGAGTGTTGAAAAAATCACGTCGTTAAAACCAACGGCGGTGTACTCGGTGACGACACTGGATGATCAGTTTGGGAAAGCCTTTAAGGAACAACATGTGGCGCCACATTTTCTCAACCTAGCTAGTGTTGCTAGTCTTGAAAAGACGCTAACTCAGTTGGGAAAAACCTATAATCGACAATCAGCTGCTGCTAAGCAGGTGCAGCTGATCAAGCGGGCTAAACAACGAGCCCAACGGCGGGCTGAGAACCGGCAAACGCCACGGGTGCTCGTTTTGATGGGGTTGCCTGGTGCCAATTATATGGTAGCGACAAATCACTCTTACGTGGGTGATTTGGTGCAATTGGCTGGCGGTAAAAATGTGTTTGCACAGCCAAAGCAGGAATACTTACAACCGAATGAAGAGGCTATTCAAAAGGCAAATCCACAGGTGATCTTACGGTTGGAACACGCCATGCCGACAATGGTTACCCAACAATTCAAGCAGGAGTTCAAGCAAAATGGTATGTGGGCCAAGACCGCGGCGGTTAAGCAACATCGCGTCTATGACTTGCATGAGCCGACCTTTGATGCCACAGCGAATATGAACGTGGTGGCGGCCTTGAATCAGGTTAGCCAGTGGTTGTATCCGAAGGGGGCGACCGCATGA
- a CDS encoding NEAT domain-containing protein, which produces MRKMLSLLLLLCTVAVGVYWAKPALAQDVSYSALKYGTNQTSMASGYFVRPAKVVVKNHAYVVTMDIKTAKKLTSWPVTVTSVNGQSPQNVHKKKDAAGNSHLYYSFTTTSLKSRINAKLSINVPKVYKAKHNISFKFQTKGLPELNTSTAKKTTTAPVTNKAGSASASEKTSASSASSTKPSATSSKPTTSSISNGSHQSSTSSTAKSQEADSAAKVPAQKTHWGGLIGGIVAIVVLVGGGSWWYFGRH; this is translated from the coding sequence ATGCGTAAAATGTTAAGCTTACTCCTGCTCCTCTGTACGGTTGCTGTGGGTGTTTATTGGGCTAAGCCAGCGCTTGCCCAGGATGTCAGCTATTCGGCGCTGAAGTACGGCACCAATCAAACGTCAATGGCAAGCGGGTATTTTGTTCGCCCAGCTAAGGTGGTTGTTAAAAACCATGCGTACGTGGTAACTATGGACATTAAGACGGCCAAAAAGTTGACCAGTTGGCCGGTTACAGTGACTTCAGTGAACGGCCAATCTCCGCAGAATGTTCATAAAAAAAAGGACGCTGCTGGGAACTCACATCTTTACTATTCATTTACGACCACGAGTTTGAAGTCACGAATCAATGCGAAGTTGTCGATAAATGTGCCCAAAGTTTACAAGGCTAAGCACAATATTTCGTTTAAATTTCAAACCAAGGGTCTGCCGGAACTTAACACGTCGACCGCTAAAAAAACGACGACAGCTCCGGTAACCAATAAAGCGGGTTCAGCATCTGCATCAGAAAAGACGTCAGCTAGTTCGGCTAGTAGCACTAAGCCGTCCGCGACGAGTTCTAAGCCCACTACTAGTTCCATCTCGAACGGTAGTCACCAATCTAGCACTTCTTCCACAGCTAAGTCTCAGGAGGCGGATAGTGCCGCTAAGGTTCCTGCGCAAAAGACCCATTGGGGTGGCTTGATTGGGGGAATTGTAGCAATCGTAGTTCTGGTTGGCGGTGGTAGTTGGTGGTACTTCGGACGTCATTAG
- a CDS encoding NEAT domain-containing protein — translation MQQFRRFLQVVGLLMLGIVAVSFNQTQAVHAATTLDDGIYRVPMKIIKADSGSTSSANAFFGDTAVVRTKNGQYTVMITSNGEQYIKSMKVAGATLTLAKTVDSQAIYQFSLAKPVSPLATSFNLTTPMGAMKESARMTLAWDQAKAVSSDATAANLLSQAEKLAKTTVNSSSHSAVSEPKATTTKSTTATSSISKPATKSAEYWKYQVIQGNKMKKSDADQYYTDVAKVVPTKTGYQVTLNVKYAKSLKLGPKAVVPEAINGQSPQNVSYGQSGSNYTMSYTFTISSLRDLTKRLIPGKIHVTVPALNISQTFPVRFRFAASGAANLASAANVSALPKKTVAKPGAAPAASRATSAAKLPETGHQRNLAATVVGSVLLGTLIIWGGKRHA, via the coding sequence ATGCAACAATTTAGACGATTTTTACAAGTCGTGGGATTGCTGATGCTGGGCATCGTTGCGGTGAGCTTCAACCAAACGCAAGCTGTGCATGCCGCAACGACTCTAGACGATGGCATCTATCGGGTGCCCATGAAAATTATTAAGGCGGACTCAGGGTCCACCTCTTCGGCCAACGCATTTTTTGGTGATACAGCTGTGGTTCGAACAAAGAATGGCCAGTATACTGTGATGATTACGTCGAATGGTGAGCAGTATATCAAATCAATGAAAGTCGCTGGGGCAACTCTGACCTTGGCGAAAACGGTCGATAGTCAAGCAATTTATCAATTTAGTTTGGCTAAGCCAGTTAGTCCGTTGGCGACTTCCTTCAATTTGACAACGCCAATGGGGGCAATGAAGGAATCAGCTCGAATGACGCTTGCCTGGGACCAGGCCAAGGCGGTTTCATCGGACGCCACGGCGGCTAACTTGTTGAGTCAGGCGGAAAAGTTGGCGAAAACCACGGTTAACTCGAGTAGTCATTCGGCAGTTAGTGAGCCGAAAGCAACAACGACCAAGAGTACGACGGCTACTTCTTCTATTTCTAAGCCGGCAACTAAGTCAGCAGAATACTGGAAATATCAGGTGATTCAAGGCAACAAAATGAAGAAATCTGATGCTGATCAGTACTATACGGATGTTGCTAAGGTAGTTCCAACCAAAACTGGGTATCAAGTTACCTTAAACGTGAAGTATGCGAAGTCGTTAAAATTGGGCCCTAAGGCAGTTGTACCAGAGGCCATCAACGGCCAGTCACCGCAGAACGTCAGCTATGGCCAGAGTGGGAGTAATTATACAATGTCCTATACTTTTACGATTTCAAGCTTACGAGATCTAACCAAGCGCCTGATTCCTGGTAAGATTCACGTGACAGTGCCTGCCCTAAATATTAGTCAAACATTTCCAGTGCGCTTTCGATTTGCGGCGAGTGGTGCCGCCAACCTAGCATCGGCGGCTAACGTGAGCGCGTTACCTAAGAAGACGGTTGCGAAGCCTGGTGCGGCACCGGCTGCTAGCCGTGCAACAAGCGCCGCTAAACTGCCCGAGACTGGTCACCAGCGCAATCTTGCGGCAACTGTAGTGGGAAGTGTTCTTTTAGGGACACTAATTATCTGGGGAGGTAAGCGTCATGCGTAA
- a CDS encoding NEAT domain-containing protein — protein sequence MKKSLTVLSALLMLSGAGAGIPLSQVIAPTPTAQAASLNAAKLANGKYRIAYSILKTGTSTPSDAAAYFSLKANVVAKNKKTSVALKTTAAANQMIQSITLGGKQAKVTKSTTGNVYTFSHVNLKKSQTISFALNIPNMPQIMKESATLKFKTSSLAATSKVKLSTKKIKAKAKKVAGTTTKGAKVTVKHGTKTLGKVTSKKKAYTVKLKKAVKKSWKLKVTASKAGYKTVTKTVTVK from the coding sequence ATGAAAAAATCTTTAACCGTTTTAAGTGCGTTGTTAATGTTGTCAGGTGCGGGTGCTGGTATTCCTCTGAGTCAGGTAATTGCGCCAACACCGACTGCCCAAGCCGCGAGTCTGAATGCTGCTAAGCTCGCAAATGGTAAGTACCGGATTGCTTACAGTATTCTCAAGACAGGCACCAGTACACCTTCTGATGCGGCGGCTTACTTTAGTTTGAAGGCAAATGTGGTTGCCAAAAACAAGAAGACGTCAGTGGCTTTGAAAACTACTGCAGCAGCTAACCAGATGATTCAATCAATTACTTTGGGTGGCAAGCAGGCGAAGGTGACCAAGTCTACTACTGGGAACGTTTATACGTTTAGTCACGTTAACTTGAAAAAGAGTCAGACCATTAGTTTTGCTTTGAACATTCCCAATATGCCACAAATCATGAAAGAATCCGCCACGCTTAAATTTAAGACGAGTTCGTTAGCTGCAACATCTAAGGTGAAGTTGAGTACGAAGAAAATCAAGGCTAAGGCCAAGAAGGTTGCTGGGACCACGACTAAAGGTGCTAAAGTCACCGTTAAGCATGGGACTAAGACTTTAGGTAAAGTGACAAGTAAAAAGAAGGCTTATACGGTCAAATTGAAGAAGGCCGTTAAGAAGAGCTGGAAGTTAAAGGTTACCGCTTCTAAGGCTGGGTACAAGACCGTAACGAAGACCGTTACCGTTAAGTAA
- a CDS encoding ABC transporter ATP-binding protein: MDNSYKIKVQNVTKEYDLYKSQAEKLRAFFSLRNSTVPHFWSLMGISLEVKSGETLGLIGVNGSGKSTLSNIISGIIPQTTGGVEVRGDTSIIAIGAGLRGNLTGLENIRLKALMQGLTNPEIDALMDDIVSFADIGDFLYQPVKSYSSGMKSRLGFSIAVHVNPDILIIDEALSVGDDTFYQKCVDKIAEFKDEGKTIVFVSHSLKQIEILCDRVAWIHYGTLKELGATKDVVKHYREFTKWFKGQTKAEKKHFQRQMKANQKTFDIDAYQQQVTEERQQAKPNDSNVAAEVKKSFYGSVISEKMSWGNRILTLAVGVLFVLTCLVNVSGHSLGDVLQNPGSIVHPETVLHDANKTSAVK; encoded by the coding sequence ATGGATAATTCTTACAAAATCAAAGTTCAAAACGTCACCAAGGAATACGACCTTTATAAGAGTCAGGCCGAAAAGTTACGGGCGTTTTTCTCCTTACGGAATTCGACAGTGCCTCATTTCTGGTCACTGATGGGAATCTCACTTGAAGTGAAGTCCGGTGAAACGTTAGGTTTAATCGGGGTTAATGGTTCCGGTAAGTCGACGCTCTCGAACATTATTTCTGGGATTATTCCCCAAACAACTGGGGGAGTTGAAGTTCGGGGTGATACCTCAATCATTGCTATTGGTGCTGGACTTCGTGGTAATTTAACAGGACTGGAAAATATTCGTTTGAAGGCCTTGATGCAAGGACTTACAAACCCGGAAATCGATGCCCTGATGGATGATATCGTTTCGTTTGCGGATATTGGTGATTTCTTGTATCAGCCCGTTAAAAGCTATTCTTCAGGGATGAAGTCGCGGCTAGGTTTCTCCATTGCTGTGCACGTTAATCCGGACATTTTAATTATTGATGAAGCTTTGTCCGTAGGGGACGATACCTTCTACCAAAAATGTGTGGATAAGATTGCTGAATTTAAGGATGAAGGGAAGACTATTGTCTTTGTCAGTCACTCTTTGAAGCAGATTGAAATCTTATGTGACCGGGTTGCCTGGATCCATTATGGAACGTTGAAGGAACTTGGAGCCACAAAAGATGTTGTGAAGCACTACCGTGAGTTTACGAAGTGGTTCAAGGGTCAGACTAAAGCTGAGAAGAAGCACTTCCAACGTCAAATGAAGGCCAACCAGAAGACCTTCGATATTGATGCTTATCAGCAACAAGTTACCGAAGAACGGCAACAGGCGAAGCCTAACGACAGCAACGTTGCTGCCGAGGTGAAGAAGAGTTTCTACGGATCCGTTATCAGTGAAAAGATGAGCTGGGGCAATCGTATTCTGACGTTAGCTGTGGGGGTACTGTTCGTTTTGACGTGTTTGGTCAACGTTTCAGGTCATTCGCTGGGGGATGTTTTGCAGAACCCAGGCAGCATTGTGCATCCAGAGACGGTTTTACATGATGCCAACAAGACGTCAGCCGTTAAGTAG